In Hoplias malabaricus isolate fHopMal1 chromosome 6, fHopMal1.hap1, whole genome shotgun sequence, a single window of DNA contains:
- the LOC136700204 gene encoding uncharacterized protein PF3D7_1120000-like, producing the protein MFLCCFRPKIEDDESNHELHLKQKSSKKEKSKNKKRRKWRNVEERKLSMEELEVKEVKVEEEQEVRAEEKDTMEEEKVLEVEEVKVELIEKEVKKMTKEIKLLPEMKDREKEEEKVMEEKKAEVLEEVKMVEDKMEEEQEAFREDEKEKEDVVEVMREEKEEQIVLKVEEEEFGEKEEEKMVGEKVEEVMEVKVEEEEVKQKMKDEVNDEEVKMEMKVEEEEDTNNIKVMEEMRVMEVKVEEEQEVRCYSLLH; encoded by the exons atgtttctctgctgttttcgACCAAAAATTGAGGACGACGAGTCCAACCAcgagctccaccttaaacagaagAGCTCTAAGAAGGAGAAGAGTAAGAATAAGAAGAGGAGGAAGTGGAGAAATGTGGAGGAGAGGAAGTTGAGCATGGAGGAGTTGGAAGTTAAGGaggtgaaggtggaggaggagcaggaagtgagagctgaggagaaGGACAcgatggaggaggagaaagtgttggaggtggaggaggttaAGGTGGAGCTCATAGAGAAGGAGGTAAAAAAGATGACGAAAGAGATTAAGCTTCTTCCGGAGAtgaaggacagagagaaggaggaggagaaagtgaTGGAGGAGAAGAAAGCGGAAGTGTTAGAGGAGGTAAAGATGGTGGAAGACAAGATGGAGGAGGAACAGGAGGCCTTCAGAGAGGacgagaaggagaaggaggatgTGGTGGAGGTtatgagagaagagaaggaagaGCAGATAGTGctaaaggtggaggaggaggag TttggagagaaggaggaggaaaagATGGTGGGGGAGAAAGTGGAGGAGGTGATGGaggtgaaggtggaggaggaggaggtcaaacagaaaatgaaggaTGAAGTGAATGATGAGGAAGTGAAGATGGAGATGAaggttgaggaggaggaggacacaAACAATATTAAAGTGATGGAGGAGATGAGAGTGATGGaggtgaaggtggaggaggagcaggaggtgAGATGTTATTCACTGTTACATTAG